The following are from one region of the Populus trichocarpa isolate Nisqually-1 chromosome 8, P.trichocarpa_v4.1, whole genome shotgun sequence genome:
- the LOC7488012 gene encoding auxin transporter-like protein 1: protein MSTQKQAEEAMVSNNDTGHEEKEVSNDESGFSLKSVLWHGGSVYDAWFSCSSNQVAQVLLTLPYSFSQMGMLSGIILQIFYGFLGSWTAYLISVLYVEYRSRKEKENVSFKNHVIQWFEVLDGLLGPAWKAVGLAFNCTFLMFGSVIQLIACASNIYYIDDKFDKRTWTYIFGACCATTVFIPSFHNYRMWSFLGLGMTTYTAWYMTVASLVHGQVEGVVHSGPTKAVLYFTGATNILYTFGGHAVTVEIMHAMWKPKKFKCIYLLATLYVFTLTLPSAAATYWAFGDQLLTHSNAFSLLPRTPWRDAAVILMLIHQFITFGFACTPLYFVWEKVIGMHDTKSILLRALSRLPVVIPIWFFAIIFPFFGPINSAVGALLVSFTVYIIPALAHMLTYRSASARQNAAEKPPFFIPSWTAMYALNAFIVVWVLVVGFGLGGWASMSNFIKQVDTFGLFAKCYQCPPPTPAKHH from the exons ATGTCAACTCAGAAGCAAGCAGAGGAAGCTATGGTCTCAAACAATGACACTGGGCATGAAGAGAAAGAAGTAAGCAATGATGAATCCGGTTTTAGCCTTAAAAGCGTTCTTTGGCATGGTGGGTCTGTCTATGATGCCTGGTTTAGTTGTTCTTCAAATCAG GTTGCTCAGGTTCTGTTAACACTGCCATACTCTTTCTCTCAAATGGGGATGCTTTCAGGCATAATTTTGCAGatattttatggttttcttgGAAGCTGGACAGCTTACCTTATCAGTGTTCTCTATGTTGAATACCGAAGcagaaaggagaaagagaatGTCAGCTTCAAGAACCATGTTATACAG TGGTTTGAAGTGCTAGATGGATTACTGGGTCCAGCTTGGAAAGCTGTTGGATTGGCCTTCAACTGCACTTTTCTCATGTTTGGTTCTGTGATACAGCTTATAGCCTGTGCAAG CAATATATACTACATAGATGACAAATTTGACAAGAGGACATGGACTTATATTTTTGGAGCCTGCTGTGCCACCACCGTGTTCATTCCTTCATTTCACAACTATAGAATGTGGTCTTTTCTTGGACTTGGAATGACCACCTACACTGCTTGGTATATGACTGTTGCATCTCTTGTTCACGGCCAG GTTGAAGGGGTAGTTCACTCGGGCCCAACAAAGGCAGTTCTTTATTTTACAGGAGCCACCAATATCCTCTACACTTTTGGTGGGCATGCTGTCACTGT GGAAATTATGCACGCAATGTGGAAgcctaaaaaattcaagtgcATATATCTACTTGCTACCCTTTATGTGTTCACCTTAACGCTTCCATCAGCTGCTGCCACCTACTGGGCCTTTGGAGATCAACTCCTCACTCATTCAAATGCTTTCTCCCTACTACCCCGCACCCCATGGCGTGATGCTGCTGTTATCCTTATGCTTATTCatcag TTTATAACATTTGGATTCGCGTGTACACCATTGTATTTTGTGTGGGAGAAAGTGATTGGGATGCATGATACAAAGAGCATCTTGTTGAGGGCGTTGTCTCGGTTACCCGTGGTCATACCTATATGGTTCTTCGCAATTATATTCCCTTTCTTTGGACCAATCAACTCAGCTGTGGGGGCTCTTTTGGTCAGCTTTACCGTCTACATCATCCCTGCTTTAGCTCATATGCTCACTTATCGATCTGCCTCTGCTCGACAG AATGCAGCTGAGAAACCTCCTTTCTTCATCCCGAGCTGGACAGCCATGTACGCATTGAATGCGTTTATAGTAGTATGGGTACTCGTGGTTGGCTTTGGATTGGGAGGGTGGGCTAGTATGTCCAATTTCATCAAGCAAGTTGACACATTTGGCCTCTTTGCCAAGTGCTACCAGTGCCCTCCTCCGACTCCTGCAAAACATCATTAA
- the LOC112328511 gene encoding 60S acidic ribosomal protein P0 has protein sequence MVNKLSKADKKIAYDAKLCQLLDEYSQILIAAADNVGSTQLQNIRRGLRGDSVVLMGKNTMMKRSVRIHSEKTGNKTFLNLIPLLQGNVGLIFTKGDLKEVSEEVAKYKVGAPARVGLVAPIDVVVPPGNTGLDPSQTSFFQVLNIPTKINKGTVEIITPVELIKKGDKVGSSEAALLAKLGIRPFSYGLVVLSVYDNGSVFSPTVLDLTEDDLVEKFATGITMITSLSLAISYPTLAAAPHMFINAYKNILSVAVATEYSYPQAEEVKEFLKDPSKFAVAAAPAAAAAAAPGGAPAAAKEEEKKEEPAEESDDDMGFSLFD, from the exons ATGGTGAACAAACTATCAAAGGCTGATAAGAAAATCGCTTACGACGCTAAGCTGTGCCAATTACTGGATGAGTACAGCCAGATCTTGATTGCAGCAGCTGATAATGTTGGGTCTACCCAGCTGCAAAATATCAGGAGGGGTCTTAGAGGTGACTCTGTGGTGCTCATGGGAAAGAATACCATGATGAAGAGGTCTGTTCGGATCCATTCTGAAAAAACTGGAAACAAAACTTTCCTTAACCTTATCCCTCTCCTTCAG GGTAATGTCGGGTTGATTTTCACTAAAGGTGATCTCAAGGAAGTGAGCGAGGAGGTTGCGAAGTATAAG GTTGGAGCTCCTGCTCGTGTTGGTCTGGTTGCCCCAATTGATGTTGTTGTACCTCCTGGCAACACAGGGCTTGATCCATCCCAGACCTCTTTCTTCCAG GTGCTCAATATTCCAACCAAGATTAACAAGGGTACAGTCGAAATTATCACCCCAGTCGAGCTGATCAAGAAGGGTGACAAGGTTGGCTCTTCTGAGGCTGCTCTACTGGCAAAGCTTGGCATTAGGCCATTTTCTTATGGTCTGGTTGTCTTGTCTGTTTATGACAATGGCTCTGTCTTCAGCCCCACTGTGCTTGACCTGACAGAGGATGACCTTGTTGAGAAGTTTGCTACTGGTATCACTATGATCACCTCCTTGTCACTGGCCATCTCGTACCCAACCCTTGCTGCTGCACCACACATGTTCATCAATGCCTACAAGAATATTCTTTCTGTTGCAGTTGCAACTGAATATTCTTATCCTCAAGCAGAGGAAGTGAAAGAGTTCCTGAAg GATCCTAGCAAGTTTGCTGTCGCAGCAGCTcctgccgccgccgccgccgccgctcCTGGTGGTGCCCCAGCTGCTGCCaaggaagaggagaagaaggaaGAGCCAGCAGAAGAGTCCGATGATGACATGGGTTTCAGCCTTTTTGACtaa